One Opitutus sp. ER46 genomic region harbors:
- a CDS encoding WYL domain-containing protein, protein MTSRVQLSRPPLERMLRIHDELRRGTLTNCSKLVKILSVCRKTVLRDLAFMRDRLDLPIEFDPLIQAYRYTHPVSAFPTVHVTEGELLALLVAQRALEQYRGTPFHRSLEIAFEKLAGGLRDKISFSPADELKAVSFKNVGLGKTDLAIFNALSGAVLRQEEVEFDYRKPGESARSHRRVRPYHLAHRENLWYLVAFDVERGGLRTFAVPRIAGVQVLKQKFEKPADFSPDAFFADALGVLGGRGDAHDVVIRFAAGAADRVREREWHESQELRDLPDGRVELKLKLGALPEVERWVLGWGAAAEVIGPRELRQRVAETAASIAAKYGKRE, encoded by the coding sequence ATGACCTCACGCGTCCAGCTCTCCCGTCCCCCGCTCGAGCGCATGCTGCGGATTCACGACGAGCTCCGGCGCGGAACGCTCACGAACTGCAGCAAGCTCGTGAAGATCCTGAGCGTTTGCCGGAAGACGGTGTTGCGCGACCTGGCCTTCATGCGCGACCGGCTCGACCTGCCGATCGAGTTCGACCCGCTGATCCAGGCGTATCGCTACACGCATCCCGTGAGCGCGTTTCCGACGGTGCACGTGACGGAGGGTGAGTTGCTGGCGCTGCTGGTGGCGCAGCGGGCGCTGGAGCAGTACCGCGGGACGCCCTTTCATCGCTCGCTGGAGATCGCGTTCGAGAAGCTCGCGGGCGGGCTGCGGGACAAGATCTCGTTTTCGCCGGCGGACGAACTGAAGGCGGTGTCCTTCAAGAACGTCGGCCTCGGCAAGACGGACCTCGCGATCTTCAATGCGCTGAGCGGCGCGGTGCTGCGGCAGGAGGAGGTGGAGTTCGACTACCGCAAGCCGGGAGAGTCCGCGCGCTCACACCGGCGCGTGCGGCCCTACCACCTGGCGCACCGGGAGAACCTCTGGTACCTCGTGGCGTTCGATGTGGAGCGCGGCGGGTTGCGGACCTTCGCGGTACCGCGCATCGCGGGCGTGCAGGTGCTGAAGCAGAAGTTCGAGAAACCGGCGGACTTCTCGCCCGATGCCTTCTTTGCCGATGCGCTCGGCGTGCTTGGCGGGCGCGGCGATGCACACGACGTCGTGATCCGGTTCGCCGCCGGAGCGGCGGATCGCGTGCGCGAGCGCGAGTGGCATGAATCGCAAGAGCTGCGTGACCTGCCGGATGGCCGGGTGGAATTGAAGCTGAAGCTCGGCGCGTTGCCGGAAGTCGAGCGCTGGGTGCTCGGCTGGGGCGCGGCCGCAGAGGTCATCGGCCCGAGGGAGCTCCGGCAACGCGTGGCCGAGACGGCAGCGAGCATCGCGGCGAAGTATGGAAAAAGGGAATGA